The following coding sequences lie in one bacterium genomic window:
- a CDS encoding pyridoxal phosphate-dependent aminotransferase, which produces MRTNIVHAGADELTYEIREIFEVGRELEKLGISIVWENIGDPVAKGHPVPPWIRDIIKKTVSEDNASFAYSPTKGLLATREFLAKEANKENGTNITAEDILFFNGLGDAISKVYTYLNKSARVIGPNPAYPTHSSAEGAHAGSRHITYTLNPKRNWLPDLEELRNKVKYNPNIAGILIINPDNPTGMVYPERVLREIVAIAKEFGLFVISDEIYARITYGPEKMVPIAKVLGDVPGITMRGLSKEIPWPGSRCGWIEVYNKDKDPMFARYVKTIVDAKMLEVCSTTLPQRVIPEIFSDPRYSKHIAEQSHEYEERAEIAYSALKKVSGIIAPKPGGAFYMTVVFEDGTLRGNQTLSIANSRAKEAIEKKMTNIPFDRRFAYYLMASRGICVVPLSGFNSNYQGFRTTLLESDKKKLQSRFEIIAEAIKEYLAS; this is translated from the coding sequence ATGCGAACCAACATTGTCCATGCAGGAGCAGATGAACTGACGTACGAGATCCGCGAGATCTTTGAGGTTGGGCGGGAACTTGAGAAATTAGGCATTTCGATCGTTTGGGAAAATATCGGCGATCCTGTCGCCAAGGGGCACCCTGTTCCTCCGTGGATCCGCGACATTATTAAAAAGACCGTAAGCGAGGACAATGCAAGTTTTGCCTATTCTCCTACCAAGGGGCTTCTTGCGACACGAGAATTTCTTGCCAAAGAAGCTAACAAAGAAAACGGAACAAACATCACCGCAGAAGACATTCTTTTTTTCAATGGCTTGGGCGATGCGATTTCAAAAGTGTATACCTACCTCAATAAAAGCGCACGCGTGATCGGTCCCAATCCCGCATATCCGACCCATTCATCAGCAGAAGGAGCGCACGCAGGCTCGCGGCATATTACCTACACACTTAATCCAAAACGCAACTGGCTTCCTGATCTTGAGGAACTGCGCAACAAAGTAAAATATAATCCCAATATCGCTGGAATTCTCATTATCAATCCTGACAACCCGACCGGAATGGTGTACCCCGAGCGCGTTCTTCGAGAAATCGTTGCTATCGCAAAAGAATTCGGACTCTTTGTTATTTCTGACGAAATCTATGCACGCATAACCTACGGACCTGAAAAAATGGTTCCCATTGCGAAGGTTTTAGGAGATGTCCCCGGTATAACCATGCGCGGGCTTTCAAAAGAAATTCCATGGCCCGGTTCGCGGTGTGGATGGATAGAGGTGTACAACAAAGACAAAGATCCGATGTTCGCTCGATATGTAAAAACAATCGTTGACGCAAAAATGCTTGAGGTGTGCTCAACAACTCTGCCCCAGCGAGTGATTCCTGAAATTTTCTCTGACCCGCGATACTCCAAACACATTGCAGAGCAATCTCACGAGTACGAAGAGCGCGCCGAGATAGCCTATTCGGCTCTCAAAAAAGTTTCTGGTATTATTGCGCCAAAACCCGGCGGCGCGTTTTATATGACGGTGGTGTTTGAGGATGGGACGCTCCGCGGAAATCAAACACTCTCAATCGCAAACAGCCGCGCAAAAGAGGCTATTGAGAAAAAAATGACCAACATTCCGTTTGATCGGCGATTCGCATATTATCTTATGGCATCCCGCGGTATCTGCGTGGTGCCGCTCTCGGGGTTCAACTCAAATTACCAAGGATTCCGCACCACGCTTCTCGAATCTGATAAGAAAAAATTACAATCGCGGTTTGAAATTATTGCGGAGGCTATCAAGGAATACCTCGCCTCATAA
- a CDS encoding VTT domain-containing protein, giving the protein MFQRRYIVGVVVIVAIATLFFLSPTLQETFFNITLSLQKYAISNGVMAGTIFVALSALSALLSPFSSVPFIPIAITIWGQLMTITLLLLGWVLGGICTYAIGRYAARPILERFVKPETAHRYADWIKEHATFTKVLLFRLALPAEILGYALGIVRYHFGKYIVATFIAELLFAYGATQASTALVDLNPAAFFGWTAITLGTLYAIYHLFISAKRKIHTHSH; this is encoded by the coding sequence ATGTTCCAGCGCAGATACATTGTTGGCGTTGTTGTCATTGTCGCCATTGCGACGCTCTTTTTTCTTTCACCCACACTACAAGAAACATTTTTTAATATAACGCTGTCATTACAGAAGTACGCGATAAGTAATGGTGTTATGGCTGGTACAATCTTTGTGGCTCTTTCCGCTCTTTCCGCATTGCTTTCACCCTTTAGTAGTGTGCCATTTATCCCAATTGCCATCACTATCTGGGGACAACTAATGACCATTACACTACTTCTTCTTGGATGGGTGTTAGGTGGTATTTGCACATATGCTATCGGACGTTATGCTGCACGTCCTATTCTCGAACGATTCGTGAAGCCAGAAACGGCTCACCGATATGCTGATTGGATAAAAGAACATGCGACATTTACGAAAGTTCTTTTGTTCCGCCTCGCACTTCCTGCGGAAATACTTGGATATGCCCTTGGAATTGTTCGATATCATTTCGGCAAGTATATAGTGGCAACGTTTATAGCAGAACTTTTATTTGCATATGGCGCAACACAAGCATCAACAGCACTCGTGGATCTCAATCCAGCAGCATTTTTTGGGTGGACAGCAATTACCCTTGGAACTCTTTATGCGATATACCACCTATTCATCTCCGCAAAAAGAAAAATACACACCCATAGCCACTGA
- a CDS encoding 4a-hydroxytetrahydrobiopterin dehydratase: MNEDLSQKKCVPCEGGTLPLKLEEVASYTKLLKTLWNVEGNKKISRQFKFKDFKEAMVFVSKVAEVANNEDHHPDIHIYYNKVEIELSTHAIGGLSGNDFIVARKIEKSLET, translated from the coding sequence ATGAACGAAGACCTATCTCAAAAAAAGTGCGTGCCGTGTGAGGGGGGAACATTACCCCTTAAGCTTGAAGAAGTTGCGAGCTACACGAAACTTCTTAAAACTCTATGGAACGTGGAAGGCAATAAAAAAATCTCCCGGCAATTTAAATTCAAAGATTTCAAAGAGGCGATGGTGTTTGTGAGCAAGGTCGCGGAAGTTGCAAATAATGAAGACCACCACCCCGACATCCATATATACTATAATAAGGTGGAGATCGAACTTTCCACGCACGCAATCGGGGGACTTTCGGGGAATGACTTTATTGTCGCGAGGAAAATAGAAAAATCGTTAGAAACGTAA
- a CDS encoding ABC transporter permease, which produces MNSFGLWISFYTIIRKDVVRMFRVWIQTFLPSVITAVLYFLIFGTVLGSRIGDMQGISYMTFVVPGLVMLSIVTSSYSNTSFVFFTSKFFGRSIDEILVSPTPPWLLIAGFIGGGVVRGTIVGILVLMVSLFFTGLHLATHNILIMLGYGLLTALIFSLAGLVNGVYAKSIDGINIVPTFVLTPLVYLGGVFYSVHALPEWWQTITYSNPLFYLVNGFRYGFLGISDVSLYMSTGILFAMAVILMAINWYLIRKGLGLKQ; this is translated from the coding sequence ATGAACTCATTTGGACTCTGGATATCGTTTTACACCATAATCCGGAAGGATGTTGTGCGGATGTTTCGTGTTTGGATACAAACATTTCTTCCCTCCGTCATAACAGCCGTTCTCTACTTCCTTATCTTCGGTACGGTGCTCGGCTCGCGGATTGGAGACATGCAGGGCATTTCCTACATGACATTTGTTGTGCCGGGGCTTGTTATGCTTTCCATTGTGACTAGCTCTTACTCCAACACATCCTTCGTATTCTTTACTTCAAAGTTTTTCGGACGCTCTATCGACGAAATACTCGTTTCGCCTACGCCGCCATGGCTTCTTATTGCCGGGTTTATCGGGGGCGGGGTGGTACGGGGAACCATTGTCGGCATCCTCGTTCTTATGGTGTCTCTTTTCTTTACGGGGCTTCACCTGGCGACCCATAATATTCTCATTATGCTGGGATACGGACTTTTGACCGCACTCATCTTTTCCCTTGCAGGACTGGTAAACGGTGTCTACGCAAAATCCATAGACGGAATAAACATCGTTCCCACATTTGTACTTACCCCGCTTGTGTATCTCGGGGGCGTCTTCTATTCCGTTCACGCGCTTCCGGAGTGGTGGCAAACGATCACCTACAGTAACCCACTTTTTTATCTGGTAAACGGATTTCGCTATGGATTTTTGGGTATCAGTGACGTTTCGCTCTACATGTCTACGGGAATTCTTTTTGCGATGGCAGTAATTCTTATGGCGATCAATTGGTATTTAATCCGCAAGGGGCTGGGACTCAAACAGTAA
- a CDS encoding ABC transporter ATP-binding protein, translating into MDKPALVIKNLKKKYATGTEALKGVSLTVPTGDFFALLGPNGAGKTTIIGIVAGLVNKTDGEVSVFGHDIDKETEKAKTYIGLVGQELNFNIFEKPFDIVVNQAGYYGIPRSIAIPRTKKLLEDLGLGDKMMEKSMTLSGGMKRRLMIARALVHEPRFLILDEPTAGVDVELRRGMWDYLRSLTKKGLTILLTTHYLEEAEQLCKHVAIINKGQIITSGTMKDILGKLKSETITIDLTKPVTESALQALRAYNCKKIDDTSIEIEIGEGRGLNDAILILNNHNLPVQTIRNKTGKLEEVFVKLINQ; encoded by the coding sequence ATGGACAAACCAGCGCTCGTTATTAAAAATCTCAAGAAAAAGTATGCCACGGGGACGGAGGCCCTCAAGGGTGTTTCGCTTACAGTGCCGACAGGCGACTTTTTCGCGCTCCTTGGACCGAACGGCGCGGGTAAAACGACTATCATTGGCATTGTCGCCGGTCTTGTCAATAAAACCGATGGAGAAGTTTCCGTGTTTGGGCACGATATAGACAAAGAAACAGAAAAAGCAAAAACATACATCGGTCTTGTCGGACAGGAACTCAATTTCAATATATTTGAAAAACCGTTTGACATTGTTGTCAACCAAGCCGGCTACTACGGCATTCCGCGTTCCATTGCGATCCCGCGCACCAAAAAACTTCTGGAAGACCTGGGGCTTGGCGACAAGATGATGGAAAAATCGATGACTCTCTCGGGCGGGATGAAACGCCGTCTTATGATCGCGCGCGCTTTGGTGCATGAACCGCGATTTCTTATTCTTGATGAGCCGACGGCGGGAGTTGATGTTGAACTTCGCCGGGGAATGTGGGACTATCTCCGCTCTCTCACTAAAAAAGGGCTCACCATTCTTCTCACCACACACTATCTCGAAGAAGCAGAACAGCTCTGCAAGCACGTCGCCATCATTAATAAAGGACAAATTATCACCTCTGGCACCATGAAAGATATTTTAGGGAAACTCAAAAGTGAAACGATTACCATTGATCTCACAAAACCCGTAACCGAAAGTGCGCTCCAAGCTCTGCGCGCATATAATTGTAAAAAAATAGATGATACATCCATTGAAATTGAAATAGGAGAGGGAAGAGGGCTCAATGATGCGATTCTCATACTCAATAACCACAATCTCCCCGTGCAGACCATTCGCAATAAAACAGGAAAACTTGAGGAAGTATTCGTTAAACTAATCAACCAATAG
- a CDS encoding FAD-binding protein, which yields MKKLYRVAEHIKNIFKRKYFFRGLVVLLLLIVLGFTYVVFITRENPIPNKLERERMNTAKNIVNDVTEINPVKVIGIIVPHTTEEIAQAVKNNNHVSIGGGRNSMGGQTASERAVQIDMREYNKILNFSTTTKEITVQSGIRWRDIQDYIDSYNLSVKIMQTYSNFTVGGSLSVNVHGRYIGLGPIILSVKKFIIVLADGSIIEASPEKHTEIFYSAIGGMGGIGVITDVTLALADNVNVERAQVKMPTSQYWDYFKAYVRSDPSVIFHNGDLYPPDFDSVSGVSWAKTDKAPTTESRLIPRAQDYWKERIAWIVMSEWPAGRWIREYIIDPVLYSATPPVHTRNYEASYDYAELEPEMRNQTTYVLQEYFVPVERFDEWVLKMKKVFNDNHVNVINVSIRHALADSGAKLAWAKKESFAFVVYYKQGTDDAAKKEVTMWTREMIDQVLSVGGTYYLPYQLQATDDQFHRAYPGAIEYFEIKNKYDPTDKFTNKLWDKYYSQEKLDYYKKIQTELTVASTTKEYYRPFDNAYLSIPEWYIVYSADEYATVLRDSLPSKFSYFGAIGDYWNQHRRVVEMTATSTHNNDDYKTVLNVIGWSFSIENIIKGLYENSIGRFFEWIAGNTQVAEDLYAAKVAKDYAVFIYDYPWYDFPYFSSLKGVWTLDNKQNYTWLQDIRRLERKLFLSLEFGIKTLYSKVIAFATHTKFGIQDDVVYAVVTRDGGKTYELVSAPHYQPFTKLLLNELESELRNKNFRIVDISGNKKITLTYQDDMGAPVASGAKELMRDVEINEIINSQMTYTDRITTEVAVENIPEVYRALRERDAAIDHFYDY from the coding sequence ATGAAGAAACTGTATAGGGTAGCGGAGCACATAAAGAATATCTTTAAGCGTAAATATTTTTTTAGAGGACTAGTCGTCCTGCTTTTGTTGATTGTTTTAGGGTTTACCTATGTTGTTTTTATAACCCGCGAAAATCCGATTCCCAATAAGCTCGAGCGTGAAAGGATGAATACGGCGAAAAACATCGTCAATGATGTTACAGAAATTAATCCAGTAAAAGTGATTGGCATTATTGTGCCACACACCACGGAAGAAATTGCGCAAGCGGTGAAAAACAATAACCACGTATCTATTGGGGGAGGGCGCAATAGCATGGGCGGTCAAACCGCAAGCGAACGCGCGGTGCAAATCGATATGCGCGAGTACAACAAAATACTCAATTTTTCTACCACAACAAAAGAAATCACTGTCCAATCGGGCATTCGTTGGCGTGATATTCAAGACTACATTGATTCGTACAACCTTTCGGTAAAGATCATGCAAACTTACTCGAACTTTACCGTTGGGGGTTCGCTCTCGGTGAATGTGCACGGCAGATATATTGGGCTCGGGCCGATTATTTTAAGTGTTAAGAAATTTATAATCGTGCTTGCTGACGGAAGTATTATTGAGGCATCACCCGAAAAACATACTGAAATATTTTATAGCGCTATCGGCGGAATGGGCGGTATCGGTGTTATTACCGATGTAACCCTTGCACTCGCCGATAATGTGAATGTTGAGCGTGCGCAGGTGAAAATGCCAACCTCACAGTACTGGGATTATTTTAAAGCATATGTTCGCTCAGACCCAAGTGTGATTTTTCATAACGGTGACCTTTATCCACCCGATTTCGACAGTGTTTCTGGGGTGAGTTGGGCTAAAACAGATAAAGCTCCCACAACAGAAAGCAGGCTCATTCCGCGTGCGCAGGATTACTGGAAAGAACGAATTGCGTGGATTGTGATGAGTGAGTGGCCAGCAGGGAGATGGATCAGAGAGTACATAATTGACCCCGTTCTCTATAGTGCCACCCCGCCGGTTCATACACGCAACTATGAAGCAAGTTATGATTATGCCGAGCTTGAGCCGGAGATGCGAAATCAAACCACCTATGTTCTTCAGGAATATTTTGTTCCTGTTGAGCGTTTTGACGAGTGGGTACTAAAGATGAAAAAAGTGTTCAATGATAATCATGTAAACGTAATTAATGTCTCAATCAGGCACGCACTTGCGGACTCTGGGGCAAAACTTGCCTGGGCAAAAAAAGAAAGTTTCGCGTTTGTAGTGTATTACAAACAAGGGACTGATGATGCGGCAAAAAAAGAAGTAACAATGTGGACAAGAGAAATGATTGACCAAGTACTCTCAGTAGGCGGGACATATTATTTGCCCTATCAACTACAGGCAACAGATGATCAGTTTCACCGTGCATACCCCGGAGCTATCGAATATTTTGAGATAAAAAATAAATATGACCCAACCGATAAATTTACCAATAAACTTTGGGATAAATATTATAGTCAAGAAAAGCTCGACTACTACAAAAAAATACAAACAGAACTTACTGTTGCAAGCACCACGAAAGAATATTATCGACCGTTCGACAATGCATATCTGTCGATTCCGGAATGGTATATTGTTTATAGCGCGGATGAATATGCGACAGTTCTTCGTGACTCACTTCCGTCAAAATTCAGCTACTTTGGAGCAATAGGGGATTATTGGAATCAACATCGTAGGGTGGTAGAAATGACTGCAACGAGTACCCACAATAACGATGATTATAAAACCGTGTTAAATGTCATTGGGTGGAGCTTTAGCATTGAAAATATAATTAAAGGTCTTTATGAAAACAGTATCGGCAGATTTTTTGAATGGATCGCAGGCAATACGCAAGTTGCCGAAGATCTTTATGCGGCAAAAGTCGCAAAAGATTACGCAGTTTTTATTTATGATTATCCGTGGTATGACTTCCCGTATTTCTCATCTCTTAAGGGTGTATGGACGCTCGACAATAAACAAAATTACACATGGTTACAAGATATCAGACGTCTTGAAAGAAAATTATTTCTTTCTCTTGAATTCGGGATTAAAACCCTCTATTCAAAAGTAATTGCGTTTGCAACACACACAAAGTTTGGCATTCAGGATGATGTTGTATACGCAGTAGTTACGAGAGACGGCGGGAAGACTTATGAGCTCGTGAGCGCCCCGCATTATCAGCCGTTCACAAAACTTCTTCTTAATGAGCTAGAAAGCGAGTTAAGAAATAAGAATTTCCGCATTGTCGATATTTCGGGAAATAAAAAGATCACTCTTACCTATCAGGACGACATGGGTGCACCGGTTGCGTCTGGCGCAAAAGAACTTATGAGAGATGTGGAAATCAATGAAATAATAAACAGTCAGATGACATACACCGATCGTATCACCACAGAAGTTGCTGTTGAGAACATACCCGAGGTCTACAGAGCATTAAGGGAGCGCGATGCTGCCATCGATCATTTTTATGATTATTGA
- a CDS encoding alpha/beta hydrolase, translating into MKKVLRAFLWFVIAGIITIFLLFFYNTKIVESREPISTAPATTKFIDVGGEKIAYTETDNHASTTAVFVGGLSAWGGTWERVVSEINSKRNDINYLVIDLPPFGYSIPSSDKNYFRDTQAERIAGVVENKKINHIILVAHSYGAGPSVEYAMRHEDKVEKLIIIDGVLNINEPKVVNKQSPVQIDFLRNFLLGVLVHNDSFAISRLKTFVNIRDHVDQKLLDVYTRYFDTKNTTMRLSQWFRDYVNDPLNYQSNLSSSYEKILMPVRLIWGDKDTITPIEGTKVLLDTVPNIKLIALSGVGHIPMIEDYERFDAALFDALKK; encoded by the coding sequence ATGAAAAAAGTATTGAGAGCTTTTTTGTGGTTCGTAATCGCAGGAATTATCACTATTTTTTTATTGTTTTTTTATAACACCAAAATCGTTGAATCAAGGGAGCCCATTTCTACTGCTCCCGCTACGACAAAATTTATAGACGTTGGGGGCGAGAAAATTGCTTACACAGAGACGGATAATCACGCGTCAACCACAGCTGTCTTTGTTGGCGGACTATCAGCATGGGGTGGAACATGGGAAAGGGTCGTAAGTGAAATAAACAGTAAAAGGAATGACATTAATTATCTCGTAATCGACCTTCCTCCGTTCGGGTATAGTATCCCCAGTTCGGATAAAAACTACTTTCGGGATACACAAGCAGAAAGAATCGCGGGAGTTGTTGAAAATAAAAAAATAAACCATATTATCCTCGTGGCGCATTCATACGGCGCGGGACCAAGTGTCGAGTATGCAATGCGTCACGAAGATAAGGTTGAAAAACTCATTATTATTGATGGAGTATTGAATATCAACGAGCCAAAGGTGGTCAACAAACAGAGTCCGGTACAAATAGATTTCCTAAGAAACTTTCTTTTAGGGGTCCTCGTCCACAATGATTCTTTTGCGATTTCACGACTCAAGACCTTTGTGAACATCCGAGACCACGTTGATCAAAAATTATTGGATGTTTATACGAGATATTTTGATACAAAAAACACCACAATGAGACTATCTCAATGGTTTCGTGATTATGTAAATGACCCGCTTAATTACCAGAGCAATCTTTCGAGTAGCTACGAAAAAATTTTAATGCCGGTTAGGCTTATTTGGGGAGACAAAGATACGATCACTCCAATAGAAGGCACAAAAGTATTGCTCGATACCGTACCAAACATAAAACTAATCGCGTTGAGTGGAGTAGGGCACATCCCCATGATTGAAGACTATGAACGTTTCGACGCGGCATTGTTTGATGCGTTGAAAAAATAG
- a CDS encoding rhodanese-like domain-containing protein has product MVFSKNIAVGNEITVEDAARKIGENSVCVLDVRAPGERTRGYIEGSENINFYDQDFKNKLEKLDRSKTYIVHCAGGGRSSKAVKIMKELGFGSAYNLIGGFGEWVKKGMKVGE; this is encoded by the coding sequence ATGGTCTTTTCAAAAAATATAGCCGTCGGAAATGAAATCACTGTTGAAGATGCCGCAAGAAAAATCGGCGAGAACAGCGTGTGTGTGCTCGATGTGCGTGCGCCAGGAGAACGAACACGCGGATATATCGAGGGAAGTGAGAACATTAACTTCTACGACCAGGATTTTAAAAACAAACTTGAAAAACTTGATCGTTCAAAAACATACATTGTGCATTGCGCCGGCGGCGGACGCTCGAGCAAGGCGGTGAAGATAATGAAAGAACTCGGCTTTGGTTCCGCATACAATCTCATCGGAGGATTTGGCGAATGGGTGAAGAAAGGGATGAAGGTGGGGGAATAA
- the rpsT gene encoding 30S ribosomal protein S20 yields the protein MPILKGAKKALRASVHKKAYNDTRRATLKDITKKIKRLSAQGNGKEAKALLSTAYQALDKAAKTGVIKKNTASRKKSRLSALVKKTTK from the coding sequence ATGCCAATACTAAAAGGAGCAAAAAAAGCACTGCGAGCGTCTGTACACAAAAAAGCGTACAACGACACAAGGCGCGCAACCCTCAAGGATATTACCAAGAAGATCAAGCGTCTTTCCGCGCAAGGGAATGGAAAGGAGGCAAAAGCCCTCCTCTCAACCGCATATCAAGCGCTCGATAAGGCGGCAAAGACCGGTGTTATCAAAAAGAACACCGCCTCACGAAAAAAGTCCCGCCTCTCCGCTCTTGTCAAAAAAACAACGAAGTAA
- the ruvA gene encoding Holliday junction branch migration protein RuvA, translating into MISHLRGMVIFSSDKFVVLDVAGVGYKIGVTPDTLRRSSSEKGTEISLWIHLAVREDSMSMYGFLERQELELFEMLIGISGVGPKSAIGVLSVASVDALKSAIASGDTSYLTKVSGIGKKNAEKIVLELRDKLSGSDNNGAGHAGFKEELDVVEALKSLGYSQREAREALKDIPDTVKGTSHRVKAALKNLGKQPE; encoded by the coding sequence ATGATTTCTCACCTCAGAGGCATGGTTATTTTTTCAAGCGATAAGTTCGTTGTTTTGGATGTAGCCGGAGTCGGATACAAAATCGGGGTAACCCCCGATACACTCCGAAGATCTAGTTCGGAAAAAGGAACGGAAATTTCGCTTTGGATTCATCTTGCGGTACGGGAAGATTCTATGAGTATGTATGGTTTTTTAGAACGACAGGAACTTGAGCTTTTTGAAATGCTCATCGGGATATCGGGTGTGGGACCGAAGTCAGCGATCGGCGTACTTTCTGTCGCCTCTGTTGACGCACTGAAATCTGCCATCGCATCGGGCGACACATCGTATCTCACCAAAGTGTCAGGCATCGGAAAAAAGAACGCGGAAAAGATCGTACTTGAACTTCGAGACAAGCTTAGTGGCAGTGACAACAATGGAGCAGGCCATGCTGGCTTTAAGGAGGAGCTGGATGTAGTTGAGGCACTTAAATCTCTGGGCTATTCGCAACGAGAAGCGCGCGAGGCGCTCAAAGATATTCCTGATACCGTAAAAGGAACAAGTCATCGCGTGAAGGCGGCACTTAAAAACCTTGGTAAACAACCTGAATAA
- the murE gene encoding UDP-N-acetylmuramyl-tripeptide synthetase — translation MEKLLQSIKKFIPKMVFEALAPIYHYKLALVGALLYRFPSRNIQVVGVTGTKGKTTTIELVNAILQEAGQKTALAGTLRIKIGEKSQPNMFKMTMPGRFFVQQFLRKAVSAKCDWAILEMTSEGTKQFRHKFLDLDALVFTNLSPEHIESHGSYENYVNAKLKIAKALERSHKNNKTIIVNNDDKEAEKFLEIDVQKKIAYSLDRAKPFSTTDHNVSLTLDGKKVSVGIPGEFNIYNILGAVAFAKSQRISPDIVRKALEKFKGVRGRVEKVDEGQNFSVVVDYAHTPDSLLKLYQTFGDSKKICVLGGTGGGRDRWKRKEMGRIADEHCSRIILTNEDPYDEDPRQIVGNISEGIRKAPQMVIMDRRQAIMRAFESAKKGDVVLITGKGTDPYIMGPNGTRLPWDDAQVAREELKRLATKNFKR, via the coding sequence ATGGAAAAACTATTACAATCAATTAAAAAATTCATCCCAAAAATGGTTTTTGAGGCGCTCGCGCCGATTTATCACTACAAGCTCGCGCTCGTAGGAGCGCTCCTCTACCGCTTCCCCTCTAGAAACATACAGGTGGTTGGAGTGACAGGAACAAAAGGAAAAACGACCACCATTGAGCTTGTGAACGCGATCCTGCAAGAAGCGGGACAAAAAACTGCGCTCGCAGGAACACTCCGCATTAAGATTGGAGAGAAGTCCCAACCGAATATGTTCAAGATGACGATGCCGGGACGTTTCTTTGTTCAACAATTTCTCCGAAAGGCAGTGTCGGCAAAATGCGATTGGGCAATTCTTGAAATGACGTCTGAAGGAACCAAGCAATTTCGTCACAAGTTTCTTGACCTTGATGCGCTCGTGTTTACCAATCTTTCTCCAGAGCATATCGAATCGCATGGCTCGTATGAAAACTACGTGAATGCGAAACTCAAGATTGCCAAAGCGCTCGAACGGTCACACAAAAACAATAAAACTATTATTGTAAATAACGACGACAAAGAAGCGGAGAAATTTTTGGAGATAGATGTTCAGAAAAAAATCGCCTACTCGCTTGATCGCGCAAAACCATTTTCCACGACAGACCACAATGTTTCGCTTACTCTCGATGGCAAAAAGGTGTCCGTGGGTATTCCGGGGGAATTCAATATTTATAATATCCTAGGAGCTGTAGCGTTTGCAAAGAGCCAGCGCATCAGTCCTGACATTGTGCGAAAAGCCCTTGAGAAATTCAAGGGGGTACGAGGACGAGTTGAGAAGGTGGATGAAGGACAAAATTTTTCCGTCGTTGTAGACTACGCGCACACACCTGATTCACTCCTGAAGCTCTACCAAACGTTTGGCGATTCAAAAAAAATCTGCGTGTTGGGAGGCACTGGCGGCGGAAGAGATCGTTGGAAGCGTAAAGAGATGGGGCGCATCGCAGACGAACACTGCTCGCGCATTATTCTCACCAATGAGGATCCGTATGACGAGGACCCTCGCCAGATCGTCGGCAATATCTCCGAAGGAATCCGCAAGGCCCCCCAGATGGTCATTATGGATAGACGCCAAGCCATCATGCGCGCATTTGAATCCGCGAAAAAGGGAGACGTCGTGCTCATCACCGGCAAAGGCACCGACCCGTACATTATGGGTCCGAATGGAACTAGATTGCCGTGGGATGATGCTCAAGTTGCGCGAGAGGAGCTCAAGCGACTAGCGACCAAGAATTTTAAAAGGTGA
- a CDS encoding RNA methyltransferase, translating into MVKNTQTLKTYLILHNIRSTHNVGSIFRTADAAGVSKIYLTGYTPAPLDRFGRPRKDIAKVALGAQISVPWEHVANIKTLLKKFKEEKIEIIALEQAENSIDYKTFKPRNSLALILGNEVGGIEKSILKLCDKVIEIPMSGKKESLNVSISAGIALFRIFDR; encoded by the coding sequence ATGGTAAAAAACACTCAGACACTAAAAACGTATCTCATCTTGCACAATATCAGAAGCACCCACAACGTCGGCTCGATTTTTAGAACCGCGGACGCGGCCGGCGTCTCCAAAATATATCTCACGGGCTATACTCCAGCACCTTTAGACCGCTTCGGAAGACCGCGCAAAGATATCGCGAAGGTCGCTCTAGGCGCGCAGATATCCGTTCCCTGGGAGCATGTTGCAAACATCAAAACACTTCTCAAAAAATTTAAAGAAGAAAAAATAGAGATCATTGCGCTTGAGCAGGCAGAGAATTCCATTGATTACAAAACATTTAAACCAAGAAATTCGCTCGCGCTCATCCTTGGCAACGAAGTAGGGGGGATAGAAAAAAGTATTTTAAAACTTTGCGACAAGGTGATAGAGATCCCGATGAGCGGGAAGAAAGAGTCGTTAAATGTTTCCATTTCCGCGGGAATTGCTTTGTTTAGGATTTTTGACCGATAA